In a genomic window of Bombina bombina isolate aBomBom1 chromosome 8, aBomBom1.pri, whole genome shotgun sequence:
- the RBM7 gene encoding RNA-binding protein 7, translating to MGAAEADRTLFVGNLDPRATEELLFELFLQAGPAISVKIPKDKDGKPKQFAFVNFKHEESAPYGMSLLNGIKLFGRPLKIQYRSGSKHISQDNATHLSPQGNGNGWSANSSPSSTNGSRYEDNGDLKSPGYSPTQSLQRSFSSPDNPNLQRQAVMNSFWQQSQYSTPNQMSAQLSYTASSQQYYEYNQSSSHSTPRRYDAAAAAPVPAPRNSRSLSSHPYRSESHHYSRESRYQGSPEERSYDDRSHLNRSYDYDPRREGRYRSSRH from the exons ATGGGTGCTGCTGAGGCTGACCGGACTCTGTTTGTGGGTAACCTGGACCCGCGGGCCACTGAGGAGCTGCTGTTTGAGCTTTTCCTGCAG GCAGGCCCAGCAATTAGTGTTAAAATTCCAAAGGATAAAGATGGTAAACCAAAGCAATTTGCTTTTGTGAATTTCAAACATGAAGAATCTGCCCCTTATGGAATGAGTCTACTAAATGGGATCAAACTCTTTGGAAGGCCTCTCAAAATACAATACAGATCAG GAAGTAAGCATATCTCACAGGATAATGCGACGCACCTATCACCGCAAGGAAATGGCAATGGTTGGTCTGCAAACTCCAGTCCATCCTCGACAAATGGCAGCAG ATATGAAGATAATGGAGACCTGAAATCTCCTGGGTACTCCCCTACCCAGAGCTTGCAGCGGTCCTTTTCCTCACCTGATAATCCTAATCTTCAGAGACAAGCAGTG ATGAACAGCTTCTGGCAGCAGTCTCAGTACAGCACTCCCAACCAAATGTCGGCACAGCTCAGTTACACTGCCTCCTCTCAGCAATACTATGAGTACAACCAAAGCTCCAGCCACTCTACACCACGACGATatgatgctgctgctgctgcccctgTCCCTGCCCCGCGAAATAGCAGGTCACTCAGTTCTCACCCTTATAGAAGTGAGAGCCATCATTATAGCAGAGAGTCGCGGTATCAGGGGAGCCCAGAGGAGCGTTCTTATGATGACCGCTCACATCTTAATCGCAGTTATGATTATGACCCCAGGAGAGAAGGCCGATATCGTTCCTCCAGACATTGA